A single window of Cellulomonas sp. NTE-D12 DNA harbors:
- a CDS encoding acetyl-CoA C-acetyltransferase: MARTSPSPSSPSPSSPSPTSPSAARPAYVLGGNRVPFARAGGPYAHASNQDLLTAALDGLVARYGLQDEVIGQVAAGAVLKHSRDFNLTREVVLGSALSSRTPAVDLQEACATGVETVLLLANKIRLGQLESGIAGGVDSASDAPIAVSEGLRRVLLDLSRARTVGQRAAVLARLRPKDLTPNPPRVDEPRTGLSMGEHQALTTAEWGITREAQDELALASHRNLAAAWDSGFFDDLVTGYRGLARDANLRTDTSLEKLAGLRTTFGNHLTAPATMTAGNSTPLTDGASTVLLGSAQWAADHGLTPLAAVVDAEVAAVDFVHGEDGLLMAPAYAAPRLLARHGLTLDDLDYVEIHEAFASTVLTILAAWESEQFGRERLGLPGAFGSVKRERLNVHGSSLAAGHPFAATGGRIVASTAKDLHARHVAQVAAGDDSPVRALVTVCAAGGLGVAVLLEAA, encoded by the coding sequence ATGGCCCGCACCTCCCCGTCCCCCAGCTCTCCGTCCCCCAGCTCTCCGTCCCCCACGTCGCCGTCTGCCGCACGTCCGGCCTACGTGCTCGGCGGCAACCGGGTCCCGTTCGCCCGCGCCGGCGGCCCCTACGCCCATGCGAGCAACCAGGACCTGCTGACGGCCGCGCTCGACGGGCTCGTCGCCCGGTACGGGCTGCAGGACGAGGTGATCGGTCAGGTCGCCGCCGGTGCGGTGCTGAAGCACAGCCGCGACTTCAACCTCACCCGCGAGGTGGTGCTGGGCTCCGCGCTCTCGTCGCGCACCCCCGCGGTCGACCTGCAGGAGGCGTGCGCCACCGGCGTCGAGACCGTGCTGCTGCTGGCGAACAAGATCCGCCTCGGCCAGCTCGAGTCGGGCATCGCCGGCGGCGTCGACTCCGCGTCCGACGCGCCGATCGCGGTCAGCGAAGGGCTGCGGCGCGTGCTGCTCGACCTCTCCCGGGCGCGCACCGTCGGCCAGCGAGCCGCCGTGCTCGCCCGGCTGCGACCGAAGGACCTGACCCCCAACCCGCCGCGGGTCGACGAGCCGCGCACCGGCCTGTCGATGGGCGAGCACCAGGCGCTGACCACCGCCGAGTGGGGCATCACGCGCGAGGCGCAGGACGAGCTGGCGCTGGCCAGCCACCGCAACCTCGCCGCTGCCTGGGACAGCGGGTTCTTCGACGACCTGGTCACCGGCTACCGCGGGCTCGCACGGGACGCGAACCTGCGCACGGACACGTCGCTGGAGAAGCTGGCCGGCCTGCGGACCACGTTCGGCAACCACCTGACCGCCCCCGCGACCATGACGGCCGGCAACTCGACGCCGCTGACCGACGGCGCCTCGACGGTGCTGCTGGGCTCGGCGCAGTGGGCTGCCGACCACGGCCTGACGCCGCTCGCCGCCGTGGTGGACGCCGAGGTCGCCGCCGTCGACTTCGTGCACGGGGAGGACGGGCTGCTGATGGCCCCTGCCTACGCGGCGCCGCGGCTGCTCGCCCGGCACGGGCTGACGCTCGACGACCTGGACTACGTGGAGATCCACGAGGCGTTCGCCTCCACCGTGCTGACGATCCTGGCGGCGTGGGAGTCGGAGCAGTTCGGGCGGGAACGGCTGGGTCTGCCCGGCGCGTTCGGGTCGGTGAAGCGGGAGCGGCTGAACGTGCACGGGTCGTCGCTGGCGGCCGGGCACCCGTTCGCCGCGACCGGGGGGCGGATCGTGGCGAGCACCGCCAAGGATCTGCACGCCCGGCACGTGGCGCAGGTCGCCGCGGGCGACGACTCCCCGGTGCGGGCGCTGGTGACGGTGTGCGCCGCCGGTGGGCTCGGTGTCGCCGTGCTGCTCGAGGCGGCGTGA
- a CDS encoding TetR/AcrR family transcriptional regulator, producing the protein MGEDAPPADGRATRWADHREARRAVLVQTARRTVHHDGPDISMDEIAAAAGTSKSIVYRYFADKTALQVAVAELVVRDIRDALADALAAHGTPREGLRAMVDVYLEMIESSPSVYAFVTRDGSVEHFLDQVTALVAGPFAREVAARSVDSPGSAAALAAAWAAGAVGFVRGAGEWWLLHRHEPAAPSRGELAGRVSTWLWAGPVGLVVRPGAAARPEEGTSTMKETS; encoded by the coding sequence GTGGGCGAGGACGCCCCACCGGCGGACGGTCGCGCCACCCGGTGGGCGGACCACCGCGAGGCCCGGCGCGCGGTGCTGGTGCAGACGGCCCGCCGCACGGTGCACCACGACGGCCCGGACATCTCCATGGACGAGATCGCCGCGGCGGCCGGCACCTCCAAGTCGATCGTCTACCGGTACTTCGCCGACAAGACGGCGCTGCAGGTGGCCGTCGCCGAGCTGGTCGTGCGGGACATCCGGGACGCGCTCGCGGATGCGCTCGCCGCGCACGGCACGCCTCGCGAGGGGCTCCGCGCGATGGTCGACGTGTACCTGGAGATGATCGAGTCCTCGCCGTCGGTGTACGCGTTCGTCACCCGCGACGGGTCGGTGGAGCACTTCCTCGACCAGGTGACCGCCCTGGTGGCGGGCCCGTTCGCCCGCGAGGTGGCCGCGCGGTCCGTCGACTCACCGGGCAGCGCGGCCGCACTGGCCGCGGCATGGGCTGCCGGCGCCGTCGGCTTCGTCCGCGGCGCCGGGGAGTGGTGGCTGCTGCACCGCCACGAACCCGCGGCACCGAGCCGGGGCGAGCTCGCCGGCCGCGTCTCCACCTGGTTGTGGGCCGGCCCCGTCGGCCTCGTCGTGCGCCCCGGCGCCGCAGCTCGTCCCGAGGAAGGCACTTCGACGATGAAGGAGACCTCATGA
- a CDS encoding acyl-CoA dehydrogenase, whose translation MTTTAERPATARTADARVDVPTLEQHLLGRYADLRRSARAIVADPAFQKIEGQPYAEHRERVLTQLRRLVAETDVLRAFPTALGGADDHGGSLARFEELVAGDPSLQIKAGVQWGLFASAILHLGTADHHERLLRDAMFLQVPGAFAMTETGHGSDVASIGTTAEYDAATQEFVLHTPFRGAWKDYLGNAATHGTAAVVFAQLITAAPGGERVNHGVHAFYVPIRDAVTGEFLPGVGGEDDGFKGGLNGIDNGRLWFDHVRVPRRDLLNRYGDVAADGTYSSPIENPGRRFFTMLGTLVQGRVSLDGAATNASKLALAIAVTYANQRRQFAGADDDEVVLLDHGEHQRRLLPLVAEAYASTYAHEELLAAFDDVFSGRADTPATRADLETLAATLKPTSTWAAMRTIQTCREACGGAGFLAENRLVGLHQDLDVYVTFEGDNTVLYQLVAKRLLGDYAKGLKLHSAGDMARLVAERAADAALHRTPLVRAAQTIADVGDARRSVGQLRDESTQRQLLTDRVETMVAEAAAALAPARSLPPAAAAALFEAHQHELIEAARAHAERVQWEAFTRALATVDDPGTRRVLTRLRDLFGLTLVERHLAWYLIHGRLSAGRARTVSSYIDRLLVRLRPHAQDLVDAFGYGPEHLRAAIASGAEQVRQDEARAWNRAQRASGEAAVPERHVRG comes from the coding sequence ATGACCACCACCGCCGAACGTCCGGCCACCGCCCGCACCGCGGACGCGCGCGTCGACGTCCCGACGCTGGAGCAGCACCTGCTCGGCCGCTACGCGGACCTGCGCCGCAGCGCCCGGGCGATCGTCGCCGACCCGGCCTTCCAGAAGATCGAGGGCCAGCCTTACGCCGAGCACCGCGAGCGGGTGCTGACCCAGCTGCGCCGCCTGGTCGCGGAGACGGACGTGCTGCGGGCCTTCCCGACGGCGCTCGGCGGCGCCGACGACCACGGCGGCAGCCTGGCCCGGTTCGAGGAGCTGGTGGCCGGCGACCCCAGCCTGCAGATCAAGGCCGGTGTGCAGTGGGGCCTGTTCGCCTCGGCGATCCTGCACCTCGGCACGGCCGACCACCACGAGCGGCTGCTGCGGGACGCGATGTTCCTGCAGGTGCCGGGCGCGTTCGCGATGACGGAGACGGGCCACGGCTCGGACGTCGCCTCGATCGGCACCACGGCCGAGTACGACGCCGCCACCCAGGAGTTCGTCCTCCACACGCCGTTCCGCGGCGCCTGGAAGGACTACCTCGGCAACGCCGCCACCCACGGCACCGCCGCGGTGGTGTTCGCGCAGCTGATCACGGCGGCGCCCGGCGGCGAGCGGGTCAACCACGGCGTGCACGCGTTCTACGTGCCGATCCGCGATGCGGTCACCGGCGAGTTCCTGCCCGGCGTCGGCGGTGAGGACGACGGGTTCAAGGGCGGCCTCAACGGCATCGACAACGGCCGCCTGTGGTTCGACCACGTCCGCGTGCCGCGCCGCGACCTGCTCAACCGGTACGGCGACGTCGCCGCGGACGGCACCTACAGCTCGCCGATCGAGAACCCGGGCCGGCGGTTCTTCACCATGCTGGGCACGCTCGTGCAGGGGCGGGTCTCCCTGGACGGCGCCGCCACCAACGCCAGCAAGCTCGCCCTCGCCATCGCGGTCACCTACGCCAACCAGCGCCGGCAGTTCGCGGGTGCGGACGACGACGAGGTGGTGCTGCTGGACCACGGTGAGCACCAGCGCCGGCTGCTCCCGCTGGTCGCGGAGGCCTACGCCTCGACCTACGCCCACGAGGAGCTGCTCGCGGCGTTCGACGACGTGTTCTCCGGGCGGGCGGACACCCCGGCGACCCGTGCCGACCTGGAGACGCTGGCCGCGACCCTGAAGCCGACGTCGACCTGGGCCGCGATGCGCACCATCCAGACGTGCCGCGAGGCCTGCGGCGGCGCCGGCTTCCTCGCCGAGAACCGCCTCGTCGGACTGCACCAGGACCTCGACGTGTACGTGACGTTCGAGGGCGACAACACGGTGCTGTACCAGCTGGTGGCCAAGCGGCTGCTCGGCGACTACGCCAAGGGGCTCAAGCTGCACTCCGCCGGTGACATGGCGCGGCTGGTGGCCGAGCGGGCGGCAGACGCCGCCCTGCACCGCACGCCGCTGGTGCGCGCCGCCCAGACGATCGCGGACGTCGGCGACGCCCGCCGCTCGGTGGGCCAGCTGCGCGACGAGTCCACCCAGCGCCAGCTGCTGACCGACCGCGTGGAGACGATGGTCGCCGAGGCCGCCGCCGCACTCGCACCCGCGCGCAGCCTGCCGCCGGCCGCGGCGGCGGCCCTGTTCGAGGCCCACCAGCACGAGCTGATCGAGGCGGCCCGTGCCCACGCCGAGCGCGTGCAGTGGGAGGCGTTCACGCGGGCCCTGGCCACCGTCGACGACCCCGGCACCCGCCGGGTGCTCACCCGGCTGCGGGACCTGTTCGGGCTCACGCTCGTGGAGCGGCACCTCGCCTGGTACCTGATCCACGGGCGGCTGTCCGCGGGCCGTGCGCGGACCGTCTCGTCGTACATCGACCGGTTGCTGGTGCGGCTGCGTCCGCACGCGCAGGACCTGGTGGACGCCTTCGGCTACGGACCGGAGCACCTGCGCGCAGCCATCGCGTCCGGTGCCGAACAGGTGCGGCAGGACGAGGCCCGGGCGTGGAACCGGGCGCAGCGCGCGTCGGGCGAGGCGGCGGTGCCGGAGCGGCACGTGCGGGGCTGA
- a CDS encoding DUF2599 domain-containing protein: MSSHRGPSTDRRRRVRAGRAFALVCVLVGLAAGCTAGDAAGPTDARPTGATAVPAPTDPSAADVRTRGVALTANGVSAAAVPDTSVTADSSADPDGSVHLHLAVKVDTESGSPTTAATSPTTTAPPAVPLAWLTGPAGSTAAVLEDGSAVISASDGSFLIGLSAPTPSARFTVVGTPAAVLRIDHVTASGLGATATGGPVTTWLSGSAVVAATWGVAEGGRSLEVTPSEWARTGTLAAQQALWSQLVAQHPDANSPTMHEQLLCHVLGAAGKSTWHIEPWRPQVDALTMLRTRCNPTAADVATPPAPTAANG, translated from the coding sequence GTGTCCAGCCACCGCGGGCCGAGCACGGACCGTCGCCGGCGGGTGCGCGCCGGCCGCGCGTTCGCCCTGGTCTGCGTCCTGGTCGGCCTCGCGGCGGGGTGCACGGCCGGCGACGCGGCCGGGCCGACCGACGCCCGACCCACGGGGGCCACGGCTGTGCCCGCGCCGACCGACCCCTCGGCGGCGGACGTCCGCACGAGGGGCGTGGCCCTGACCGCCAACGGCGTCAGCGCCGCCGCGGTCCCGGACACCTCCGTCACCGCCGACTCCAGCGCCGACCCTGACGGCTCCGTCCACCTGCACCTCGCGGTCAAGGTCGACACCGAGAGCGGGTCACCGACCACCGCCGCCACGAGCCCGACGACCACCGCACCGCCTGCCGTGCCGCTGGCCTGGCTGACCGGTCCGGCCGGCTCGACCGCCGCCGTGCTCGAGGACGGGTCCGCGGTGATCTCCGCCTCCGACGGGTCCTTCCTGATCGGGCTCAGCGCACCGACGCCGAGCGCGCGGTTCACCGTGGTCGGCACCCCCGCGGCCGTGCTGCGGATCGACCACGTCACCGCCAGCGGGCTCGGGGCCACGGCCACCGGCGGCCCGGTCACCACCTGGCTGTCCGGCAGCGCGGTGGTGGCAGCCACCTGGGGCGTGGCCGAGGGCGGTCGCTCGCTCGAGGTGACCCCGAGCGAGTGGGCCCGCACCGGCACGCTGGCCGCGCAGCAGGCGCTGTGGAGCCAGCTCGTCGCCCAGCACCCGGATGCGAACAGCCCGACGATGCACGAGCAGCTGCTGTGCCACGTGCTCGGCGCGGCCGGCAAGTCCACCTGGCACATCGAGCCGTGGCGGCCTCAGGTCGACGCGCTGACGATGCTGCGCACGCGGTGCAACCCGACGGCTGCCGACGTCGCCACCCCGCCTGCCCCGACCGCGGCCAACGGCTGA
- a CDS encoding AGE family epimerase/isomerase: MRAWPTVPSHLAWLDRHLNSLLAFGRHTPAPGGGAYWLDDDGTPLPAQGVQTWITCRTVHVYSLGTLLGIPGSRPVAEAALAGLTGPLRDTQNGGWYPGVGADGTPDPDKTAYAHAFVVLAASSATVAGLAGARELLTDALATYERWFWDEAAGKAVDTWDTTFTTLDPYRGINANMHTVEAFLAAADVTGDRVWLDRAARIGAFAASAAARNGWRLPEHFDEAWTAQPEFNDDQRDDKFKPYGATVGHGLEWARLLLHLEASGATGADWLEAARALFDRAVADGWAADGADGFVYTTDWSGAPVVADRMHWVAAEAIGAAAALHQRTGDEQYAQRYAQWWDYVDRYVIDHVNGSWFHQLDEQNQPAGTVWPGKADLYHAAQCTLIPRLPLAPSLATAVAQGLVRS, translated from the coding sequence ATGCGGGCCTGGCCCACGGTCCCGAGCCACCTGGCATGGCTGGACCGCCACCTGAACTCCCTGCTGGCCTTCGGCCGGCACACCCCCGCCCCGGGCGGGGGCGCCTACTGGCTGGACGACGACGGCACGCCGCTGCCGGCGCAGGGGGTGCAGACGTGGATCACGTGCCGCACCGTGCACGTGTACTCGCTCGGCACGCTGCTGGGCATCCCGGGCAGCCGGCCGGTCGCCGAGGCGGCGCTCGCGGGGCTGACCGGCCCGCTGCGGGACACGCAGAACGGTGGCTGGTACCCCGGCGTCGGCGCCGACGGCACCCCCGACCCCGACAAGACCGCGTACGCCCACGCCTTCGTCGTGCTCGCCGCGTCGTCGGCCACCGTCGCCGGCCTGGCCGGTGCCCGTGAGCTGCTGACCGACGCGCTGGCCACCTACGAGCGCTGGTTCTGGGACGAGGCCGCGGGCAAGGCCGTCGACACGTGGGACACCACGTTCACCACGCTCGACCCGTACCGCGGCATCAACGCCAACATGCACACCGTCGAGGCGTTCCTCGCGGCGGCGGACGTCACCGGCGACCGCGTCTGGCTGGACCGCGCCGCCCGGATCGGCGCCTTCGCCGCCTCGGCCGCCGCACGCAACGGCTGGCGGCTGCCGGAGCACTTCGACGAGGCGTGGACCGCCCAGCCGGAGTTCAACGACGACCAGCGGGACGACAAGTTCAAGCCGTACGGCGCCACCGTGGGCCACGGCCTGGAGTGGGCCCGCCTCCTGCTGCACCTCGAGGCCTCCGGGGCCACCGGCGCCGACTGGCTCGAGGCGGCGCGCGCGCTGTTCGACCGCGCGGTCGCCGACGGCTGGGCGGCGGACGGTGCCGACGGCTTCGTCTACACCACCGACTGGTCCGGCGCCCCCGTCGTGGCCGACCGGATGCACTGGGTCGCCGCCGAGGCGATCGGCGCCGCGGCGGCGCTGCACCAGCGCACCGGTGACGAGCAGTACGCGCAGCGCTACGCGCAGTGGTGGGACTACGTCGACCGGTACGTGATCGACCACGTCAACGGCTCGTGGTTCCACCAGCTCGACGAGCAGAACCAGCCGGCCGGCACCGTCTGGCCCGGCAAGGCGGACCTGTACCACGCCGCCCAGTGCACGCTGATCCCGCGCCTGCCGCTCGCGCCGTCGCTGGCCACCGCGGTGGCGCAGGGGCTCGTGCGCTCCTGA
- a CDS encoding rhomboid family intramembrane serine protease has protein sequence MVIPIADDNSRRRTTPGITYLLVAVNVLVFLAVVRATPTEQARLMATYAAVPRAVLHDGPAAWLTLLTSMFMHAGWLHLGGNMLFLWIFGDNVEDAMGHLRYLGFYLLCGVVAGLTQVAVDPSGTTPLVGASGAIAGVLAAYVVLFPRGMVRTIVVLVPPLFVWPLLPAWLLIGGWFFLQFWSGLSSLGALAAGGVAYWAHVGGFMLGAVLARPFARAGGVEHRLATTRRYPQDLYRNDPYGRRPPRW, from the coding sequence GTGGTCATCCCTATCGCGGACGACAACAGCAGGCGCCGGACGACGCCCGGCATCACCTACCTGCTGGTCGCGGTGAACGTGCTGGTGTTCCTCGCCGTGGTGCGCGCGACGCCGACCGAGCAGGCGCGGCTGATGGCCACCTACGCGGCGGTCCCCCGCGCGGTCCTGCACGACGGACCCGCCGCCTGGCTCACGCTGCTGACCAGCATGTTCATGCACGCCGGCTGGCTGCACCTCGGCGGGAACATGCTGTTCCTGTGGATCTTCGGCGACAACGTCGAGGACGCGATGGGGCACCTGCGGTACCTCGGCTTCTACCTGCTGTGCGGCGTGGTCGCCGGGCTGACGCAGGTCGCCGTCGACCCGTCGGGGACCACCCCGCTGGTCGGCGCGAGCGGCGCCATCGCCGGCGTGCTCGCGGCCTACGTGGTGCTGTTCCCGCGCGGCATGGTGCGCACCATCGTGGTGCTGGTCCCGCCGCTGTTCGTCTGGCCGCTGCTGCCGGCGTGGCTGCTGATCGGCGGCTGGTTCTTCCTGCAGTTCTGGTCCGGGCTCAGCTCGCTCGGCGCGCTGGCGGCGGGCGGGGTCGCGTACTGGGCGCACGTCGGCGGGTTCATGCTCGGGGCCGTGCTGGCCAGGCCGTTCGCCCGGGCCGGCGGGGTGGAGCACCGGTTGGCGACCACGCGCCGCTACCCGCAGGACCTGTACCGGAACGACCCGTACGGGCGGCGGCCGCCGCGCTGGTGA
- the purL gene encoding phosphoribosylformylglycinamidine synthase subunit PurL, which translates to MTSHVQSPAPRPAATSDTVEHALATPDLEQPYVELGLKPDEYARIRDLLGRRPTAAELAMYSVMWSEHCSYKSSKLHLSTFGENQTPAMREHLLVGIGQNAGVVDIGDGWAVTFKVESHNHPSYVEPYQGAATGVGGIVRDIISMGARPVAVMDQLRFGAVDHPDTARVVHGVVSGVGGYGNCLGLPNIGGELVFDPSYQGNPLVNALCLGVLRHEDIHLANAEGVGNQVVLFGARTGGDGIGGASILASETFDDTKPSKRPSVQVGDPFMEKVLIECCLELFAAHVVEGIQDLGAAGISCATSELASNGGSGMHVDLEKVLLRDPTLTAGEILMSESQERMMGIVRPEKLDEFLAITRKWDVETAVIGEVTGDGRLTIDHFGARIVDVDPKTVAHEGPVYDRPYARPDWQDALVADSVSTSDGQARYPRAETPDQLRDTVLALVSSPNLASKAWVTDQYDRFVQGNTALAQPDDSGVVRVDETTGLGVALATDANGRYAQLDPYVGAQLALAEAYRNVATTGAKPLAVTDCLNIGSPERTDSMWQLVQVIHGLADACVALEVPVTGGNVSLYNTTGDQAIHPTPVVGVLGVLDDVADAVRSGWTNPGDAVYLLGTTRPELDGSAWADVVHHQLGGTPPKVDLEAERRLALVLAQAARDHLVDAAHDLSEGGLAQGLVEASLRFGVGVQVDLDPLCTRDGLTPFEALFSESTARVLVAVPRSEEVRLIDLCTSRGVPVLRLGETAETCSPGAGWPVDPSDHVHAPSVEVQGLFTIPLTELRTASEGTLPHHFG; encoded by the coding sequence ATGACCAGCCACGTGCAGTCGCCGGCCCCCCGTCCCGCCGCCACGTCCGACACGGTGGAGCACGCGCTCGCCACCCCGGACCTCGAGCAGCCGTACGTCGAGCTGGGCCTCAAGCCCGACGAGTACGCGCGCATCCGTGACCTCCTGGGCCGTCGGCCCACCGCCGCCGAGCTCGCCATGTACTCGGTGATGTGGTCGGAGCACTGCTCGTACAAGTCGTCGAAGCTGCACCTGTCGACGTTCGGCGAGAACCAGACGCCGGCGATGCGGGAGCACCTGCTGGTCGGCATCGGGCAGAACGCCGGGGTCGTCGACATCGGCGACGGCTGGGCGGTCACGTTCAAGGTCGAGTCGCACAACCACCCCAGCTACGTCGAGCCGTACCAGGGTGCGGCCACCGGCGTCGGCGGCATCGTGCGGGACATCATCTCGATGGGCGCCCGCCCCGTCGCCGTGATGGACCAGCTGCGGTTCGGCGCCGTCGACCACCCGGACACCGCACGCGTGGTGCACGGCGTCGTGTCGGGCGTCGGCGGCTACGGCAACTGCCTGGGCCTGCCGAACATCGGCGGCGAGCTCGTCTTCGACCCGTCGTACCAGGGCAACCCCCTGGTCAACGCCCTGTGCCTGGGCGTGCTGCGGCACGAGGACATCCACCTGGCCAACGCCGAGGGCGTGGGCAACCAGGTGGTGCTGTTCGGCGCCCGCACCGGCGGCGACGGCATCGGCGGCGCCTCGATCCTGGCCAGCGAGACGTTCGACGACACCAAGCCGTCGAAGCGGCCGAGCGTCCAGGTGGGCGACCCCTTCATGGAGAAGGTGCTCATCGAGTGCTGCCTGGAGCTGTTCGCGGCGCACGTCGTCGAGGGCATCCAGGACCTCGGCGCCGCCGGCATCAGCTGCGCCACCAGCGAGCTGGCGTCCAACGGCGGGTCCGGCATGCACGTCGACCTGGAGAAGGTGCTGCTGCGCGACCCCACGCTGACCGCGGGCGAGATCCTCATGTCCGAGTCACAGGAACGGATGATGGGCATCGTCCGGCCCGAGAAGCTGGACGAGTTCCTCGCCATCACGCGCAAGTGGGACGTGGAGACGGCGGTGATCGGCGAGGTGACCGGTGACGGCCGGCTGACCATCGACCACTTCGGCGCCCGCATCGTCGACGTCGACCCGAAGACGGTGGCGCACGAGGGCCCTGTGTACGACCGCCCCTACGCCCGTCCGGACTGGCAGGACGCCCTGGTCGCGGACTCGGTGAGCACCTCCGACGGCCAGGCGCGCTACCCGCGCGCCGAGACGCCCGACCAGCTCCGCGACACCGTCCTCGCGCTCGTGTCCTCGCCGAACCTGGCGTCGAAGGCGTGGGTCACCGACCAGTACGACCGCTTCGTGCAGGGCAACACGGCCCTCGCCCAGCCCGACGACTCCGGCGTGGTCCGCGTCGACGAGACGACGGGTCTCGGGGTCGCCCTGGCGACCGACGCGAACGGCCGCTACGCCCAGCTCGACCCGTACGTCGGCGCCCAGCTGGCGCTGGCGGAGGCGTACCGCAACGTCGCGACGACGGGTGCCAAGCCGCTGGCCGTCACCGACTGCCTCAACATCGGCAGCCCCGAGCGGACCGACTCGATGTGGCAGCTGGTCCAGGTGATCCACGGCCTCGCCGACGCCTGCGTCGCCCTCGAGGTCCCGGTGACCGGCGGCAACGTCTCGCTCTACAACACGACCGGTGACCAGGCGATCCACCCGACCCCGGTGGTCGGCGTGCTCGGCGTGCTGGACGACGTGGCCGACGCGGTGCGGTCCGGCTGGACCAACCCGGGGGACGCCGTCTACCTGCTGGGCACCACCCGGCCGGAGCTCGACGGCTCCGCGTGGGCCGACGTGGTGCACCACCAGCTCGGCGGCACCCCGCCGAAGGTGGACCTGGAGGCCGAGCGCCGCCTCGCCCTGGTGCTGGCCCAGGCCGCCCGCGACCACCTGGTCGACGCCGCGCACGACCTGTCCGAGGGTGGCCTCGCGCAGGGTCTGGTCGAGGCGTCGCTCCGCTTCGGGGTCGGTGTGCAGGTGGACCTGGACCCGTTGTGCACGCGGGACGGGCTGACGCCGTTCGAGGCGCTGTTCTCCGAGTCCACCGCCCGGGTGCTGGTCGCCGTGCCGCGCTCGGAGGAGGTCCGGCTGATCGACCTGTGCACGTCTCGCGGCGTGCCGGTGCTGCGGCTGGGCGAGACCGCCGAGACGTGCAGCCCCGGTGCCGGCTGGCCGGTGGACCCCTCCGACCACGTGCACGCGCCGTCGGTCGAGGTGCAGGGCCTGTTCACCATCCCGCTCACCGAGCTGCGGACCGCGTCCGAGGGCACGCTGCCGCACCACTTCGGCTGA
- a CDS encoding RNB domain-containing ribonuclease: protein MPRSRVARLADAQVAAALAQVRAELGIPTEFAAAAADEAATAARTGPLDVPGRSVARVDATDLPLLTIDPTGSMDLDQALHVAPAGDGWTVHYAIADVGAFVVPGGALDTETHARGTTCYGPDGTVPLHPTSLSEGAASLLPDQERPAVLWRFDLGADGEPAAVHVGPATVRSRAQLAYPQAQRMLDEHEPGPLTDVLVGVRAVGRLRERAERDRGGVSLSVPEQQVAADGHGGWTTSFRAVLPMERWNSQLSLLTGMAAARLMLDAGVGLLRTMPPADDRDVARLHRTAAALDVDWPADEPYPHLLRRLDSAHPAEAAFLDAATSLFRGAGYVAFGGSDGAAPPTGSAARHAAIAAPYAHVTAPLRRLADRYASEIAIAACAGSAVPEWVRAALPALPSVMGRTGQRAAAYDREGTDVVEAAVLAPRVGGTFDGVVVDRRDAEPTRGELVVRHPAVRARIEADDGADLPLGVPVHARLAEASVPRRTVLFRLP, encoded by the coding sequence GTGCCCCGGTCCCGCGTCGCCCGCCTCGCGGACGCCCAGGTCGCAGCCGCGCTGGCGCAGGTCCGTGCCGAGCTGGGCATCCCCACGGAGTTCGCCGCGGCGGCGGCCGACGAGGCGGCGACGGCAGCGCGCACGGGACCGTTGGACGTCCCGGGTCGGTCGGTCGCGCGGGTGGACGCGACCGACCTGCCGCTGCTCACCATCGACCCGACCGGTTCGATGGACCTCGACCAGGCGCTGCACGTCGCACCCGCAGGTGACGGCTGGACCGTGCACTACGCCATCGCGGACGTCGGCGCTTTCGTCGTCCCGGGAGGCGCCCTGGACACCGAGACCCATGCGCGAGGCACCACCTGCTACGGCCCGGACGGCACCGTCCCGCTGCACCCCACGTCCCTGTCGGAGGGCGCCGCGAGCCTGCTCCCGGACCAGGAACGCCCGGCGGTGCTGTGGCGGTTCGACCTGGGAGCCGACGGCGAGCCGGCCGCGGTGCACGTCGGCCCCGCCACGGTGCGCAGCCGGGCGCAGCTGGCCTACCCGCAGGCCCAGCGCATGCTCGACGAGCACGAACCCGGGCCGCTGACCGACGTGCTGGTCGGGGTGCGCGCGGTGGGCCGGCTGCGCGAGCGGGCGGAACGGGACCGCGGCGGGGTGTCGCTCTCGGTGCCGGAGCAGCAGGTGGCCGCCGACGGCCACGGCGGCTGGACGACGAGCTTCCGGGCGGTCCTGCCGATGGAGCGCTGGAACTCGCAGCTGTCGTTGCTGACCGGCATGGCCGCGGCCCGGCTGATGCTCGACGCGGGCGTCGGCCTGCTGCGCACCATGCCGCCGGCGGACGACCGGGACGTCGCGCGGCTGCACCGCACGGCCGCGGCCCTCGACGTCGACTGGCCCGCCGACGAGCCCTACCCGCACCTGCTGCGGCGCCTGGACTCGGCACACCCGGCGGAGGCCGCGTTCCTCGATGCCGCGACCTCGCTGTTCCGCGGCGCGGGCTACGTCGCGTTCGGCGGGTCGGACGGTGCCGCACCCCCGACGGGGTCCGCCGCCCGGCACGCGGCCATCGCGGCGCCCTACGCCCACGTCACCGCACCGTTGCGCCGCCTCGCGGACAGGTACGCCTCGGAGATCGCGATCGCGGCGTGCGCGGGGTCGGCGGTGCCGGAGTGGGTCCGCGCGGCGCTGCCCGCTCTGCCGTCGGTGATGGGCCGCACCGGTCAGCGGGCCGCCGCCTACGACCGCGAGGGGACCGACGTGGTGGAGGCGGCGGTGCTGGCGCCGCGGGTGGGTGGCACCTTCGACGGCGTGGTGGTCGACCGGCGGGACGCCGAGCCGACACGCGGCGAGCTGGTGGTGCGGCACCCGGCGGTGCGGGCCCGGATCGAGGCCGACGACGGTGCCGACCTCCCGCTCGGCGTGCCGGTCCACGCGCGGCTGGCCGAGGCGTCGGTGCCCCGGCGCACCGTGCTGTTCCGGCTGCCCTGA